Proteins from a genomic interval of Hippocampus zosterae strain Florida chromosome 14, ASM2543408v3, whole genome shotgun sequence:
- the siva1 gene encoding apoptosis regulatory protein Siva, with the protein MPKRAYPFTETFSSQYKVHVRQHELSHSSVLGNKYRKEIYEKTKNLLFNGAKAVVNKVWSGEEKTSDPRASGRETLQSSQTLLRGQTLIGTDGRLTKAIRTQGLPPSGCCVCQKSAPCHTSCSQCERLPCSSCSRKCSNCASLCCSVCTVIDYSGRYDEVLCCSCST; encoded by the exons ATGCCGAAGCGAGCATATCCTTTTACGGAAACCTTCTCGTCCCAGTACAAAGTACACGTTAGGCAGCATGAGCTGAGTCATTCCAGCGTGTTGGGGAATAAATATAGGAAAGAAATATACG AAAAGACCAAGAACTTACTTTTTAATGGCGCCAAGGCTGTAGTGAACAAAGTGTGGTCCGGTGAAGAGAAGACCAGCGACCCCCGTGCATCTGGACGAGAGACTCTTCAAAGCAGCCAGACTCTCTTAAGAGGACAGACTTTGATAGGAACTGACGGAAGACTGACCAAAGCAATCAGGACACAAG ggcTGCCTCCATCAGGCTGCTGCGTATGTCAGAAGAGCGCACCATGCCACACATCTTGTTCGCAATGCGAACGACTTCCCTGTTCTTCCTGCAGCCGAAAGTGTTCAAACTGCGCAAGCCTCTGCTGTTCTGTCTGCACCGTCATCGA TTACAGTGGGCGTTATGATGAAGTGCTGTGCTGCAGTTGTTCCACGTAA
- the adss1 gene encoding adenylosuccinate synthetase isozyme 1: protein MSHSWSAKEHKNANQAAAAAAAGPKRPRNDVGNKVTVVLGAQWGDEGKGKVVDLLATEADVVCRCQGGNNAGHTVVVDGKEYDFHLLPSGIINTKSISLIGNGVVIHLPGLFEEGDKNEKKGLKGWEKRLIVSDRAHLVFDFHQVVDGLQEAERQAQEGKNIGTTKKGIGPAYSSKASRTGLRVCDLLGDWKDFASKFKNLVRQYQSMYPTLTVNVEDQLKKLREYGERLRPMVRDGVYYMYEALHGSPKKILVEGANAALLDIDFGTYPFVTSSNCTVGGACTGLGIPPLNIGDVFGVAKAYTTRVGIGAFPTEQLNADGELLQTRGHEVGVTTGRKRRCGWLDLVIVRYAHMINGFTAIALTKLDILDVLEEIKVGIAYKLNGKRIPHFPANMDVLHKVEVEYETFPGWKTDTSAARKWSELPVKAQNYIRFIENHIGVPIKWVGVGKSRECMIQMF from the exons ATGTCGCACAGTTGGTCGGCCAAAGAGCATAAAAACGCCAaccaggccgccgccgccgccgccgcgggacCGAAGCGGCCGCGCAACGACGTGGGCAACAAAGTGACCGTGGTGTTGGGTGCGCAATGGGGCGACGAGGGCAAAGGAAAAGTGGTCGACCTGCTGGCCACTGAGGCGGACGTTGTCTGCAGATGTCAG GGGGGCAACAATGCAGGACACACGGTGGTAGTGGACGGTAAAGAGTACGACTTCCACCTTCTCCCCAGTGGAATCATCAACACCAAAAGCATCTCACTCATTG GTAACGGCGTGGTCATACATTTGCCTGGCCTGTTTGAGGAGGGGGACAAAAATGAGAAGAAAG GGTTGAAAGGCTGGGAGAAGAGACTAATTGTCTCAGATCGGGCTCACCTTG TGTTTGATTTCCACCAGGTCGTCGATGGATTACAGGAAGCTGAAAGACAGGCGCAAGAGGGAAAGAA TATTGGAACAACCAAGAAGGGCATTGGACCTGCATACTCCAGCAAAGCATCTCGCACAGGTCTTCGTGTATGCGATCTTCTGGGTGACTGGAAAGACTTTGCTAGCAA ATTCAAGAACCTCGTCCGCCAGTATCAATCCATGTATCCAACCTTGACAGTCAACGTTGAGGACCAACTGAAAAAGCTTCGG GAGTACGGTGAAAGATTGCGGCCCATGGTCAGAGATGGAGTCTATTACATGTATGAAGCTCTTCATGGATCTCCAAAGAAAATTCTGGTTGAAGGGGCCAATGCTGCTCTCCTTGATATTGACTTTG GTACATATCCCTTTGTGACATCATCAAACTGCACTGTGGGCGGAGCATGCACTGGCCTCGGCATCCCCCCGCTCAATATTGGTGATGTGTTTGGTGTAGCGAAGGCCTACACCACCCGAGTGGGAATTGGAGCTTTCCCCACTGAACAACTCAAT GCAGATGGAGAACTGCTACAGACCAGGGGTCATGAGGTGGGTGTGACCACAGGGAGGAAGCGACGTTGCGGCTGGTTGGATCTTGTCATTGTCAGATACGCACACATGATCAATGGCTTCACTGC CATCGCTTTGACAAAACTTGACATTCTGGATGTGTTGGAGGAAATTAAAGTAGGCATCGCTTACAAACTCAACGGGAAAAGAATTCCACATTTTCCAG CAAACATGGatgttttgcataaagtggAAGTTGAGTATGAGACCTTCCCTGGGTGGAAGACAGACACATCTGCAGCACGTAAGTGGAGTGAGCTGCCAGTCAAGGCACAAAACTACATCCGCTTCATTGAGAACCACATTGGAGTTCCCA TTAAGTGGGTCGGTGTTGGAAAGTCCAGGGAGTGCATGATCCAGATGTTTTAG